The proteins below come from a single Benincasa hispida cultivar B227 chromosome 4, ASM972705v1, whole genome shotgun sequence genomic window:
- the LOC120075151 gene encoding probable phytol kinase 1, chloroplastic, whose translation MSLLALSRRDWITTTAVFSSLSGELKQPRILPFRTLHRTPPAFRIPSFSSSRVSPPRAVSSDVLHDAGATAAVLVGAYSLVRGFDNLTRRNLIQQNLSRKLVHILSGLLFTLSWPIFSTSTEARYFASIVPTVNCLRLVINGLSLTKDEGLLKSLTREGKPEELLRGPLYYVLILILSAVVFWRESPVGLISLGMMCGGDGIADIMGRKFGSKRLPYNEGKSWIGSISMFIFGLCVSVGMLYYYSVLGYLELDWGKAVEKVALVSLVATVVESLPIANVVDDNISVPLVSMAAAFLTFCI comes from the exons ATGAGCCTCCTGGCTCTTAGCCGCCGTGACTGGATTACGACCACCGCCGTCTTTTCTTCGCTCTCCGGTGAACTGAAGCAGCCTCGGATTCTACCTTTCCGAACTCTCCACCGTACACCGCCAGCGTTCCGGATTCCTTCTTTCTCCTCTAGCCGCGTTTCGCCTCCACGCGCAGTTTCCAGCGACGTTTTGCATGATGCCGGCGCGACAGCGGCTGTCCTCGTCGGCGCCTACTCTCTTGTTCGCGGATTCGACAATCTCACCCGGCGGAATTTGATTCAGCAG AATTTGAGCAGAAAACTTGTCCACATATTATCCGGATTGCTTTTCACATTGTCTTGGCCTATATTCAG CACCTCAACGGAGGCTCGCTACTTCGCTTCAATAGTTCCTACTGTGAATTGCTTGAGGCTTGTCATCAATGGCCTCTCATTAACCAAAGATGAAGGACTTTTGAAATCGCTTACCCGGGAAGGAAAACCAGA AGAATTGCTGAGAGGCCCTCTATATTATGTTCTAATACTGATTTTGTCAGCTGTCGTCTTCTGGCGTGAATCTCCGGTAGGTTTGatctcattgggaatgatgtgtGGAGGAGATG GTATTGCTGATATAATGGGAAGAAAATTTGGGTCCAAAAGGCTTCCTTATAATGAGGGGAAGAGTTGGATTGGTAGCATATCAATGTTTATCTTTGGATTGTGCGTCTCCGTTGG AATGTTGTACTATTACTCAGTTCTTGGATATTTGGAGTTGGATTGGGGAAAGGCAGTGGAAAAAGTTGCTTTAGTTTCTCTGGTGGCAACTGTGGTGGAATCTCTTCCTATTGCAAATGTTGTAGATGATAATATTTCAGTACCACTGGTCAGTATGGCAGCAGCCTTTCTGACTTTCTGTATTTAG